A DNA window from Pogona vitticeps strain Pit_001003342236 chromosome 2, PviZW2.1, whole genome shotgun sequence contains the following coding sequences:
- the LOC140703825 gene encoding uncharacterized protein LOC140703825 codes for MAEFTNKIRSFRQSSHLSSHQRTHAAEKPYECMECGKSFSQSGHLISHQKVHTGEKPYECMECGKSFSRSSNLNTHQKTHTGEKPYKCMECGKTFSHCSHLSSHQKVHTGEKPHKCMECGKSFSRSCNLNTHQKIHTGEKPYECMECGKSFSQNGNLISHQKTHTGEKPYECMECGKSFSHCSHLSSHQRTHTGEKPHKCIDCGKSFSQSGYLKPHQRTHTGEKPYKCMECGKSFSHCSHLSSHQRTHTGVKPYKCMECGKSFSQSGDLKSHQRIHTGEKPYKCMECGKSFSQSGDLNSHQITHTGEKPHKCMECGKSFSHSGNLNTHQRTHTGEKPFKCMECGKSFSQSGHLRSHKRTHTGEKPHKCIDCGKSFSQSGDLRSHQRIHTGEKPYKCIECGKSFSWSSHLSSHKRTHTVEEPH; via the coding sequence ATGGCAGAGTTCACCAATAAAATAAGAAGCTTCCGTCAGAGCAGTCACCTAAGTTCACACCAAAGAACTCACGCAGCGGAGAagccatatgaatgcatggaatgtggaaagagcttcagtcaaagtgGTCACCTTATTTCTCATCAAAAagttcacacaggggagaaaccatatgaatgcatggaatgcggaaagagcttcagtcggagtagTAACCTTAATacacatcaaaaaactcacacaggggagaaaccatataaatgcatggaatgtggaaagacgtTCAGTCActgcagtcacctgagttcacatcaaaaagttcacacaggggagaaaccacataaatgcatggaatgtggaaagagcttcagtcggagttgTAACCTTAATACACATCAAAAAattcacacaggtgagaaaccatatgaatgcatggaatgtggaaagagcttcagtcagaatggTAACCTTAtttcacatcaaaaaactcacacaggggagaaaccatatgaatgcatggaatgtggaaagagcttcagtcactgcagtcacctgagttcacatcaaaggactcacacaggagagaaaccacataaatgcatagactgtggaaagagcttcagtcagagtggttaCCTTAAgccacatcaaagaacccatacaggggagaaaccatataaatgcatggaatgtggaaagagcttcagtcactgcagtcacctgagttcacatcaaagaactcacactggggtgaaaccatataaatgcatggaatgtggaaagagcttcagtcagagtggtgaccttaagtcacatcaaagaatccatacaggggagaaaccatataaatgcatggaatgtggaaagagcttcagtcagagtggtgaccttaatTCACATCAAAtaacacacacaggggagaaaccacataaatgcatggaatgtggaaagagcttcagtcacagtggtaaccttaatacacatcaacgaactcacacaggagaaaaaccttttaaatgcatggaatgtggaaagagtttcagtcagagtggtcaccttaggtcacataaaagaactcacacaggagagaaaccacataaatgcatagactgtggaaagagcttcagtcagagtggtgaccttaggtcacatcaaagaatccacacaggggagaaaccatataaatgcatagaatgtggaaagagcttcagctggAGCAGTCACCTCAGCTCACATAAAAGAACTCATACAGTAGAGGAACCACATTAA